The Bradyrhizobium guangxiense genomic sequence CGACCTTGTCGGCTAGACGATTGGTTGCCTCCTTGTCCGCCTCGCCCTTGATGAGGTCGGCCAGGAATTCGCCCCGCGCGTAAGCTTCAACATCGGCGAGATCGGCGCGCTTGACCGCCCCCTTGGCTTCGCGCGCCACCGCGACATAGCTCGGCAAGGTCGCGACATATTGCAGGAGGCTGGTGCCGGTGAACTCGCGGAAATCGAGCAGCGGCGAGACCAGGATCAAGCCCCTGACGCCGACGCCGTGCTGGAGTTGCAACTGGCGCACCACCTTCGGTCCGCGAATGCCGCCATAGCTCTCGCCCGCGACGTATTTCGGCGAGGTCAGCCGGTCGTGTTTCTCGAGCCACCGGCGGATCACGAGCGCGATCGCATTGACGTCGCCATCGACGGAGTAGAACGATTTGCGTGCGTCCTCGCCGCTCGCGACGAAGCGGCTGTAGCCTGTGCTGACGGGATCGATGAAGACGAGGTCGGTGAAATCGAGCCAGGTCTCCGCGTTCGGCTTCACCTCGGGCGAGGCCGACGGCGACAATGCCTCGCCATCGAGCGGCAGCCGCCACGGACCGGCGGCGCCGAACTGGAGCCAGGCCGAGGACGCGCCGGGCCCGCCATTGAACAGGAAGGTGACCGGGCGCGTGGCGCGATCAGCGCCGTCGAGCTGGTAAGAGGTGTAAGCGATGTCGGCCAGCGGCTCGCCCTTGCCGTCGAACACGCGGATCGAGCCGGCGGTGGCCGTGAAGTTGAGCGTCCGGCCGGGCAGATCGAGCGTCTGCTGGGTGGTTGAATCCGGCGGGAGGCGGTGCGGCTCGGCGGCCGACGGCGACGCCTGCGCCGCACCTTGCGCGTTGCCGGCATGCCCACCTTTCTGTCCCGCTGGCGACGCCGCCTCGGAGCGCGGCTGCGGCTGATCCTCCGCGCGCGCAACGCTCGCGAGCGCGAGCGCAGACACGGCCAGCACGAGCCCGGTTCGTCGCAGCGTCGGCAAGATCGCGAGCATGGTCGTTCTCCCTGCCCGGCTCTATTAGCCGATGCGCACCCAAGCTAGCGAGGAATTGCGACGGTTTGGGGGATCACGATGGCGCGCGAAGGAGCCCGAGCTGGCCCAAACCGACCCGTTTTGTTCTCTGGATCGACAATGGCCCGTTTCCCTTGAGAGGCGGTCATCCTCGACAATGGACCCCCAGGTCGGATAGACGAGCCCGGCGGAAAACTCACTCGAGCCAGCGGGCCTGCCCGAAAAGCCATGACCAAGCCCTCGCGATACGACCGGATCGCCTTCGTCGCCAGCCCGAGCAGCGAGGCGCAGGCCGCCTTCGGCCAGCTCACCAGGGACTACGGCAATTGCGACCCGAAGGACGCCGACATCGTGGTTGCGCTCGGCGGCGACGGCTTGATGTTGCAGACGCTGCACCAGAACATGCACACGGGTAAGCCGATCTACGGCATGCATCGCGGCACCGTCGGCTTCCTGATGAACGAATACTCGACGCACGATCTGCGCGCGCGTCTCGAGGCGGCGCATGAATCCGAGATCAATCCGCTTCTGATGCGCGCCACCGACGTGAACGACCGCGTCCATCTGCATCACGCCATCAACGAGGTCGCCCTGTTCCGGCAGACCTACCAGGCGGCGCGCCTGCGGATCATGATCGACGAGCGCGAGCGCATGGCCGAGCTGATTGCCGACGGCATCATGGTGGCAACGCCGGCCGGCTCGACCGCCTACACCCTCTCGGCCCGGGGGCCGATCCTGCCGATCAACGCCGCGCTGCTGGCGCTGACCCCGATCAGCGCCTTCCGCCCGCGCCGCTGGCGCGGCGCGCTGCTGCCGAACACAGCCTATGTCGTGATCGAGGTGCTGGAGGGCGACAAGCGCCCCGTGGCGGCGGTGGCCGACCACGACGAGGTGCGCGACGTCCGCCGGGTCGAGGTCTTGTCCGACAAGACCATCTCGATGCGCATGCTGTTCGATCCCGGCCACAGCCTGGAAGAGCGCATCCTGCGCGAGCAGTTCGGCTACTAAAGCCACCGCCCCGCCCGCCGCCGGCGCCTCGCTCGCAACCCTTCATTAACTCCCGCCACGATATGGTTAACGAAGGTTGACCGCTATGGCCCGGGCGTCATGTTCCGTATCGACTTC encodes the following:
- a CDS encoding S10 family peptidase: MLAILPTLRRTGLVLAVSALALASVARAEDQPQPRSEAASPAGQKGGHAGNAQGAAQASPSAAEPHRLPPDSTTQQTLDLPGRTLNFTATAGSIRVFDGKGEPLADIAYTSYQLDGADRATRPVTFLFNGGPGASSAWLQFGAAGPWRLPLDGEALSPSASPEVKPNAETWLDFTDLVFIDPVSTGYSRFVASGEDARKSFYSVDGDVNAIALVIRRWLEKHDRLTSPKYVAGESYGGIRGPKVVRQLQLQHGVGVRGLILVSPLLDFREFTGTSLLQYVATLPSYVAVAREAKGAVKRADLADVEAYARGEFLADLIKGEADKEATNRLADKVAELTGIDQAASRRLAGRFDVGEFRREFDRKNGKVTGRYDGSVRGFDPYPDSSSSRFGDPSGDALQAPLTSAAVDLLARKLNWRPDGSYEVLNGAVEGHWDFGRGINPPQSVSDLRQILATDAKLNVLVAHGLFDLATPYFGTKRVLDQLPAFVTQRVKFVVYPGGHMFYSRDGSRQALRSEGEALVRE
- a CDS encoding NAD kinase — encoded protein: MTKPSRYDRIAFVASPSSEAQAAFGQLTRDYGNCDPKDADIVVALGGDGLMLQTLHQNMHTGKPIYGMHRGTVGFLMNEYSTHDLRARLEAAHESEINPLLMRATDVNDRVHLHHAINEVALFRQTYQAARLRIMIDERERMAELIADGIMVATPAGSTAYTLSARGPILPINAALLALTPISAFRPRRWRGALLPNTAYVVIEVLEGDKRPVAAVADHDEVRDVRRVEVLSDKTISMRMLFDPGHSLEERILREQFGY